One part of the Desulfurobacterium pacificum genome encodes these proteins:
- a CDS encoding FG-GAP repeat domain-containing protein encodes MRKNLLLTSLTLFFSFSAAFGVPPDPLMGKRVVEKVDLAFGSTETGKVFFFTMKEGEVVSYGSFSGVPFVKGSKLAAGNVEGFDYEELLVGVPKEAKHWDFYKGSLQVIENKGDTFKRIASYAYGISKYDAIVMAYPTSKRFKTLVIRGNAKKDTLEVYDLDRYLLSKINVGFERHDRLAAGDVDGDGADEVIFGDANKNRLVVYEIVKNKLLSKRFISNRKIGLIDREDRLACGDVDGDGKEEIIYLNGKRGRIFFLDERGKVKRVVRAAKDAVALTSGDLDGDGFAEVFWINPKREKIEGGHLVPTYRGLKWKYFTVKGVKAGEDDVLVTGDFRNTKLVLGEPFVKTITLKQIPVVVINDPPKEKSLFGPPNEALGKFFATYEHSKSTDSTTKVELKSSVSFSHTIKGEKRPLTSLFLRKVKYNIERTVSKSIEEGNYKRIVETVEEGLSADGYQDKAVVLISSYYAFFYPILSPKELAYVNGKQQYLLVTVPKATVKRIGVIYKSPVHLTGFVGSYPQHEDELYHYSPDNVIARGEMVISCGETRIGYTKVKETGMSSQSSIGSSTVKEENGQLRIPLYSTVKKLLPVNPSNKRSSKKEYYSFKVESHDLYLTDVNAIAVKSLGNWSWCSEQDKRYTVGVVIYTDSEDGHLIIDYYVPERGSYYKPLPKLNLPPVPLLLNPKSGKPLNFRLKL; translated from the coding sequence ATGAGAAAAAATCTACTTTTAACCAGTCTTACGTTGTTTTTTTCTTTTTCTGCTGCTTTTGGGGTACCTCCTGACCCTTTAATGGGAAAGAGAGTAGTTGAGAAGGTTGACCTTGCTTTTGGGAGTACCGAAACTGGAAAAGTTTTCTTCTTTACTATGAAGGAAGGGGAAGTGGTTTCTTACGGGAGTTTTAGTGGAGTTCCTTTTGTTAAGGGTAGTAAGTTGGCTGCAGGTAACGTTGAAGGTTTTGATTATGAGGAGCTTTTAGTGGGAGTTCCTAAAGAGGCGAAACATTGGGATTTCTACAAGGGTAGTCTTCAAGTTATTGAGAATAAAGGGGATACGTTCAAGAGAATCGCTTCTTACGCCTACGGAATCTCAAAGTATGATGCAATAGTTATGGCTTACCCGACTTCAAAGAGGTTTAAAACTTTGGTTATTAGAGGGAATGCTAAGAAGGATACGCTTGAAGTTTACGACCTTGATAGGTATTTACTTTCAAAAATTAACGTCGGCTTTGAAAGGCACGATAGACTTGCTGCTGGTGATGTTGATGGTGATGGGGCTGATGAGGTTATCTTCGGTGATGCCAATAAAAACCGTTTGGTTGTTTACGAGATTGTTAAGAATAAGCTCCTTTCCAAGAGGTTTATCTCAAACAGGAAGATAGGTTTAATAGATAGGGAGGACAGGTTAGCCTGTGGAGATGTAGATGGAGACGGGAAAGAGGAGATTATTTACTTGAATGGGAAGAGGGGGAGGATTTTCTTTCTGGATGAAAGAGGAAAAGTTAAAAGGGTCGTTAGGGCGGCAAAAGATGCCGTTGCCTTAACCAGCGGCGACCTTGATGGTGATGGGTTTGCAGAAGTTTTCTGGATAAATCCAAAAAGAGAGAAAATAGAGGGAGGACATCTTGTTCCCACTTACAGAGGATTGAAGTGGAAATATTTCACAGTTAAGGGCGTAAAAGCTGGAGAAGATGATGTTCTGGTTACAGGTGATTTCAGAAATACCAAGTTGGTTTTAGGTGAACCTTTTGTTAAAACGATAACGTTAAAACAGATACCTGTTGTTGTAATTAATGACCCGCCTAAGGAGAAAAGCCTTTTTGGACCTCCTAATGAAGCTTTGGGTAAGTTTTTTGCTACTTATGAGCATTCAAAAAGTACCGATTCTACTACTAAAGTGGAGTTGAAATCGTCTGTTTCTTTTTCCCATACTATAAAAGGGGAAAAACGTCCGCTAACTTCTTTGTTTTTAAGGAAAGTTAAGTACAACATTGAAAGAACGGTTAGTAAAAGTATTGAAGAAGGTAACTATAAGAGAATAGTGGAAACTGTTGAAGAAGGGTTAAGTGCTGATGGTTATCAAGATAAAGCTGTAGTTTTGATAAGCAGTTACTACGCTTTCTTTTATCCTATCCTCTCGCCTAAAGAGTTGGCTTATGTTAATGGAAAACAGCAATATCTTCTTGTAACTGTTCCAAAAGCTACGGTTAAAAGGATAGGGGTGATATATAAATCACCAGTTCACCTTACTGGCTTTGTTGGTAGTTATCCGCAGCACGAAGATGAGCTTTATCACTATTCACCCGATAACGTTATAGCCAGGGGAGAGATGGTTATCTCTTGCGGAGAAACGAGGATAGGCTACACGAAAGTTAAAGAAACTGGAATGTCTTCCCAGTCTTCAATTGGAAGTTCTACTGTGAAGGAGGAGAATGGACAGCTGAGAATTCCTCTTTACAGTACTGTTAAGAAGCTATTGCCTGTTAATCCTTCAAATAAGCGTTCCAGTAAGAAGGAGTATTACTCCTTTAAAGTGGAAAGTCACGATTTATATCTGACCGACGTCAACGCAATAGCTGTGAAATCTCTTGGTAACTGGAGCTGGTGTTCTGAACAGGATAAAAGGTACACGGTTGGAGTTGTGATATACACAGATAGTGAAGATGGGCACCTTATAATTGATTACTACGTACCTGAGAGGGGAAGTTATTACAAACCGCTCCCTAAATTGAATCTTCCACCGGTTCCGTTGTTGCTGAATCCTAAATCTGGTAAGCCTTTAAACTTTCGTTTAAAGCTGTAA
- a CDS encoding flavin reductase family protein: protein MKTLLPGKDEQKEISKAIFSIVVPRPIAWISTVSKEGVVNLAPFSFFNAVTTKPPIIMVSIGKRKDGTLKDTDRNIRETGEFVVNFVSKEFLEKMHLSGKDYPPNESEAEILNVPTEPSKIVLPPKVKGVPAALECKLKEIVEIGDTPMSLIFGEVVAIHFEEELLETSKGIVGRLGGKRYTIIDNEIDLSNL from the coding sequence ATGAAAACCCTTCTTCCCGGAAAGGATGAGCAGAAAGAAATCAGCAAAGCCATTTTCTCTATCGTTGTTCCAAGACCTATCGCCTGGATATCAACAGTTTCTAAAGAGGGTGTCGTTAACCTTGCGCCTTTTTCCTTCTTTAACGCCGTTACCACAAAACCGCCGATAATAATGGTTTCCATCGGAAAGAGAAAGGACGGTACTTTGAAGGATACCGACAGAAACATAAGAGAAACCGGCGAATTTGTCGTTAACTTCGTTAGTAAAGAATTTTTAGAAAAGATGCACCTATCCGGAAAGGACTATCCCCCTAACGAAAGTGAAGCAGAAATTTTAAACGTTCCGACCGAACCTTCTAAAATCGTTTTACCGCCTAAAGTGAAAGGCGTTCCTGCGGCTTTAGAGTGTAAGCTTAAAGAGATAGTGGAAATCGGCGATACGCCTATGTCTTTGATTTTTGGAGAAGTGGTTGCTATTCACTTTGAAGAAGAGCTTCTTGAAACTTCAAAAGGCATCGTTGGAAGGCTTGGCGGTAAAAGGTACACGATAATAGACAACGAAATTGACCTTTCAAATCTGTAG
- a CDS encoding FKBP-type peptidyl-prolyl cis-trans isomerase has protein sequence MNYVCTVEYTLKDQNGNVIDSTEGRGAFTFTTGRNEVIPGFEREVAPMEEGEEKTFSLPPEEAYGEYREELLETVPRAALEGIDLQKGMVLQGQTPDGQTFLVRVVDFDDEKAVLDHNHPLAGQTLTFTVKMLKKEPTE, from the coding sequence ATGAACTACGTTTGCACCGTTGAGTACACCTTAAAAGACCAGAACGGGAACGTTATTGACTCTACAGAAGGTAGAGGAGCGTTCACCTTTACTACAGGCAGGAACGAAGTAATTCCTGGCTTTGAAAGAGAAGTTGCGCCTATGGAAGAAGGTGAGGAGAAAACTTTTTCCCTTCCACCAGAAGAAGCCTACGGCGAATACAGAGAAGAACTCCTTGAAACTGTTCCAAGAGCTGCTTTAGAAGGTATAGACCTTCAAAAGGGAATGGTTCTTCAAGGGCAAACTCCGGACGGACAGACCTTTTTGGTAAGAGTTGTTGACTTTGACGACGAAAAGGCGGTTCTTGACCATAACCACCCACTTGCAGGACAGACTCTTACCTTTACGGTTAAAATGCTCAAAAAAGAGCCTACAGAATAA
- a CDS encoding pyridoxal-phosphate-dependent aminotransferase family protein — MKPLKKRLLTPGPTMVPERVLEALSRPTLYHRSPEFKEIFLDTRERLRRLFKTEGEVLILTSSGTGAMEAAVANLFKPGDSAVVVAGGKFGQRWEELCRAFGVKPITVEVEWGKSVSVEEIGKILTTTPDVKGVLVQICETSTGTIHDVKAIGKITKELPDCLLIADGITAYGVYDIPTDDWHIDVAITGSQKALMTPPGLAVISLNEKAVNRLNDNPTAYYFNLKKELKQQPKGQTAYTTATNLVIALNEALKMIEEEGLENVAKRHEMLAKATRAGVKALGLELLSENPANGVTAVISPEGINGQDVVKIARETFGITIAGGQEHLKGKIFRLSHMGYVDIFDILTGLEVTEFALKKLGYNRFNFGDSVKAAMEVYEKETL, encoded by the coding sequence ATGAAACCTTTAAAGAAAAGACTGCTGACCCCAGGACCTACAATGGTTCCAGAGAGAGTTCTTGAAGCACTTTCAAGACCAACGCTCTACCACCGTTCACCTGAGTTTAAGGAAATCTTCCTTGACACCAGAGAGAGGCTTAGGCGCCTTTTTAAAACTGAAGGGGAAGTGTTAATTCTCACATCTTCAGGAACCGGCGCCATGGAAGCTGCCGTTGCCAACCTCTTTAAGCCGGGAGACAGCGCTGTAGTCGTTGCTGGCGGAAAGTTCGGTCAGAGGTGGGAAGAACTCTGCAGGGCTTTTGGCGTTAAGCCTATAACGGTAGAGGTGGAGTGGGGTAAAAGCGTTTCCGTTGAGGAGATAGGAAAAATCCTCACCACCACCCCCGACGTCAAAGGCGTTTTAGTTCAAATCTGCGAAACTTCAACAGGAACTATTCACGACGTAAAGGCTATAGGTAAGATAACGAAAGAGCTTCCCGATTGCCTCCTCATAGCAGACGGTATAACAGCTTACGGCGTTTACGACATTCCAACAGACGATTGGCACATAGACGTAGCAATAACCGGTTCGCAAAAAGCTCTTATGACGCCGCCCGGTTTAGCCGTGATTTCCTTAAATGAGAAAGCCGTTAACAGATTAAACGACAATCCAACTGCTTATTACTTCAACCTGAAAAAAGAGTTAAAACAGCAGCCCAAAGGTCAAACTGCCTACACTACCGCTACAAACTTGGTTATAGCCCTCAACGAAGCCCTCAAAATGATAGAAGAAGAAGGACTTGAGAACGTTGCTAAAAGGCACGAGATGCTCGCAAAGGCAACAAGAGCCGGCGTTAAAGCTTTGGGGCTTGAACTGCTATCTGAAAATCCCGCCAACGGCGTTACGGCTGTCATTTCACCGGAAGGCATTAACGGACAGGACGTTGTGAAGATAGCGAGAGAAACCTTCGGAATTACGATAGCCGGCGGGCAGGAGCACCTTAAAGGAAAAATTTTCCGCCTTTCCCACATGGGATACGTTGACATCTTTGACATTCTTACAGGACTTGAGGTAACCGAATTTGCACTTAAAAAGTTAGGTTATAACAGGTTTAACTTTGGCGATTCTGTAAAAGCTGCAATGGAGGTTTACGAAAAGGAAACTTTGTAG
- a CDS encoding ATP-dependent helicase — protein sequence MKELIRELNQQQREAVLYFDSPLLILAGAGSGKTRVITYKIAYMIEELGFEPERILAVTFTNKAANEMKERLEGLLKREVPVWVMTFHSFCVRLLRAHSVRLGYKPNFVIFDSDDKKRLIKEIIKDLNLDPDLYSPSTIASVISNVKNGTYSLDSMNLYYENIGQIFELYNKRLKESNALDFDDLLICGRDLLAQEDLKRRYSDYFRYVLIDEYQDTNRIQYEIALSLTKEKGNICVVGDEDQCIYTWRGANIENILSFERDFPNAKVIKLEKNYRCSGTILKAANAVIANNRKRKGKTLFTENPDGEPIRLFAAESDVEESQFISSTIKQFLKKGVKPSDIAVFYRTNAQSRILEDALRKEGIAYQIVGGVKFYERKEIKDVIAYLRVALFDSDVVSLLRILNVPKRGLGDAAEKKLKEILKVEKGNLKALEKLAESVSSARQRKAVEDLIEIIRAIREKIPTLPPYDLIKFITTVSGYKEYLQKEYREDWESRYENIEELGNTIQDFAEREKLEGEELYVEFLSTITLSSDQDEMEEGEKVTLMTVHASKGLEFPVVFIAGLEEGIFPHVRSLDSADGVEEERRLFYVAVTRAKKLLSLSYAKRRRFFGTYKSSQKSRFLDEIPSHLIKEVKKKERSGQPALQKTSSTSDKKPKIVFHKKFGKGVVKRVEGSGDNAKVTAFFANYGEKTVIMKFLKVLA from the coding sequence TTGAAAGAACTTATAAGGGAGCTTAATCAGCAACAAAGAGAGGCTGTTCTTTATTTTGACTCTCCACTTTTAATACTTGCGGGTGCAGGTTCAGGAAAGACACGGGTTATTACTTACAAGATTGCATACATGATAGAAGAATTGGGATTTGAACCTGAAAGGATTTTGGCTGTTACGTTTACAAATAAAGCTGCCAACGAGATGAAAGAGCGTCTTGAGGGTTTATTGAAAAGAGAAGTTCCCGTCTGGGTTATGACTTTTCACTCTTTTTGCGTCAGACTCTTGAGGGCTCACAGCGTAAGGTTGGGGTATAAGCCGAACTTTGTAATTTTTGACTCTGACGATAAAAAAAGATTGATAAAGGAAATTATTAAAGATTTAAATCTTGACCCAGACCTTTACAGCCCTTCTACGATTGCCTCGGTTATAAGTAACGTGAAGAACGGTACTTATTCGCTTGATTCTATGAACCTTTATTACGAGAACATAGGTCAGATTTTTGAGCTTTATAATAAAAGGCTAAAAGAGAGTAACGCCCTTGACTTTGACGACCTGCTTATATGTGGAAGAGACCTTTTAGCGCAGGAAGACCTAAAGAGGCGGTATTCGGACTATTTTAGGTACGTTTTGATAGATGAGTATCAGGATACGAACAGGATTCAATACGAGATAGCGCTTTCTTTGACGAAGGAAAAGGGAAACATCTGCGTTGTTGGTGATGAAGACCAGTGCATTTACACCTGGAGAGGTGCTAACATAGAGAACATTCTTTCTTTTGAAAGGGACTTTCCCAACGCCAAGGTTATTAAGCTTGAAAAAAATTACAGATGTTCTGGAACGATACTGAAGGCAGCAAACGCCGTTATAGCTAACAACAGAAAGAGAAAAGGAAAAACGCTGTTTACGGAGAATCCTGACGGGGAGCCTATAAGACTTTTCGCTGCGGAAAGTGACGTTGAAGAATCTCAGTTTATCTCTTCTACGATAAAGCAGTTCTTGAAAAAGGGAGTTAAGCCTTCTGACATTGCTGTCTTTTATAGGACGAACGCACAATCCCGTATTTTAGAAGATGCTTTGAGGAAGGAAGGAATAGCCTATCAGATAGTTGGTGGCGTTAAGTTCTATGAGAGAAAAGAGATAAAAGATGTTATTGCTTATTTGAGGGTTGCTCTGTTTGATAGCGACGTTGTTTCGCTTTTGAGAATTTTGAACGTTCCCAAACGAGGGCTTGGTGATGCGGCTGAAAAGAAGTTGAAGGAGATTTTAAAGGTTGAAAAGGGCAATTTAAAAGCGCTTGAAAAACTTGCTGAGAGCGTGAGTTCTGCAAGGCAAAGAAAAGCAGTAGAAGATTTGATTGAGATTATAAGAGCTATAAGAGAAAAAATCCCCACCCTTCCCCCCTACGACCTCATAAAGTTCATAACCACCGTCAGCGGATATAAGGAATACTTACAGAAGGAATACAGAGAAGACTGGGAATCGAGATATGAAAACATAGAGGAACTGGGGAATACCATTCAGGACTTTGCAGAAAGAGAAAAGTTAGAAGGCGAAGAGCTTTACGTTGAGTTTTTAAGCACAATTACCCTTTCTTCCGACCAGGACGAAATGGAAGAGGGCGAAAAAGTTACGCTGATGACCGTTCACGCTTCAAAAGGTCTTGAGTTTCCCGTTGTGTTTATTGCGGGGTTGGAGGAGGGGATTTTTCCCCACGTCAGAAGTCTTGACTCGGCAGACGGCGTAGAAGAAGAGAGGAGACTTTTCTACGTAGCTGTGACGAGAGCAAAAAAACTTCTTTCTCTTTCCTACGCTAAAAGGCGCAGGTTCTTTGGAACTTACAAGTCGTCGCAAAAATCCCGCTTTTTGGATGAAATCCCCTCTCACCTTATAAAAGAAGTGAAAAAGAAAGAAAGGTCAGGGCAGCCTGCATTACAGAAAACTTCCTCAACTTCTGACAAAAAGCCTAAAATTGTTTTCCATAAAAAGTTCGGCAAAGGCGTTGTAAAAAGAGTGGAAGGTTCTGGAGACAACGCCAAAGTTACGGCTTTTTTTGCCAACTACGGAGAAAAAACCGTTATTATGAAGTTTTTAAAAGTTTTAGCCTGA
- a CDS encoding FIST C-terminal domain-containing protein gives MRTKVISSNNPVLQLALEEIEENLFQTPDFAMISVCPCYPYEDVPSCIESILGIENYVAFNAIDSFCNTKIMNKGVSGMFFFFERNASVEIFCCENLPSSNLEETIRETVSFLKEKSHNLNLIIGDYSSGVFPVFLCELGKQLKKENINAENICGGIVSTPIKNGRPESGYVFANGRVISEGFVIVSFSNLTFEIALSTGIFRRGPVYTVTSGSMFDIYELDGEPAHYLPERLLKNIENYKKEHLWYTPLAVLNEKEEITTVRTFKDFSPGKIEVWAPIEEGQKLKLAFVVPEEILKDTESSAKRVKAKLSCVEAIFNFSCVARQYTLEKKAELEPKIYAQILNAPLFGFFTHGEIAPSEGTLKLHNQTSVLVAMKEAL, from the coding sequence ATGAGAACGAAAGTTATTTCCTCCAACAATCCCGTTTTACAGTTAGCATTAGAAGAAATTGAAGAAAACCTATTCCAAACCCCTGATTTTGCCATGATATCCGTTTGCCCCTGCTATCCTTACGAAGACGTTCCATCATGCATTGAATCTATTTTAGGAATAGAAAACTACGTTGCATTCAACGCAATTGATTCTTTCTGCAACACTAAAATAATGAACAAAGGCGTTAGTGGCATGTTCTTTTTCTTTGAAAGGAACGCCTCCGTTGAAATTTTCTGTTGCGAAAACCTGCCAAGTAGCAACCTTGAAGAAACTATTAGAGAAACAGTTTCCTTTCTAAAAGAAAAAAGCCATAACTTAAACTTGATAATCGGAGATTACTCAAGTGGAGTATTTCCCGTATTCCTATGCGAATTAGGAAAACAGCTTAAAAAAGAAAACATAAACGCTGAAAACATCTGCGGAGGAATAGTCTCTACCCCTATAAAGAACGGAAGACCCGAATCTGGCTACGTATTCGCAAATGGAAGAGTGATTTCAGAAGGCTTTGTAATAGTATCCTTCAGTAACTTAACGTTTGAAATAGCTCTATCCACAGGTATATTTAGGAGAGGTCCTGTCTACACTGTAACTTCAGGAAGCATGTTTGACATTTACGAACTTGATGGAGAACCGGCACATTACCTTCCCGAAAGGCTCCTTAAAAACATTGAGAACTATAAAAAAGAACACCTCTGGTACACACCTTTAGCCGTTCTTAACGAAAAAGAAGAGATAACAACGGTCAGAACCTTCAAAGACTTCTCTCCAGGAAAAATAGAAGTATGGGCTCCCATTGAAGAAGGGCAAAAACTCAAGCTGGCTTTCGTAGTACCAGAAGAAATCCTAAAAGACACTGAAAGTTCTGCCAAAAGGGTCAAAGCAAAACTTTCCTGTGTAGAAGCTATCTTTAACTTCTCCTGCGTTGCAAGGCAATATACCTTAGAAAAAAAAGCAGAATTAGAACCCAAGATTTACGCCCAGATTTTAAACGCCCCCCTTTTCGGATTTTTCACTCACGGAGAAATAGCCCCATCTGAAGGAACGTTAAAGCTACACAACCAAACCTCCGTATTAGTAGCAATGAAGGAGGCGTTATGA
- a CDS encoding GGDEF domain-containing protein: MREKVKLQLLVNYLDELTRKYDEIFHIKEQLLKELEYQALFDSLTGLYNRNALFSFLERETAKVERGENRLLIIFLDLDNFKRVNDIYGHKKGDEVLRHVAQMLKEHFRKYDILARFGGDEFILGIILPPSSNRKEIEKILKRVENDIEKEFQEFGLSISYGIAVSPDEGKDVQKLIQLADKRMYEMKKVKKQRQN; the protein is encoded by the coding sequence ATGAGAGAAAAAGTAAAACTCCAACTTTTAGTCAATTACTTAGACGAACTGACCAGAAAGTACGATGAAATTTTTCACATTAAAGAACAATTATTGAAAGAGTTAGAATATCAAGCTTTGTTTGATAGTCTAACAGGACTATACAACCGAAACGCTCTTTTTTCCTTCCTTGAGAGAGAAACAGCCAAAGTAGAAAGAGGAGAAAACAGGCTACTTATAATATTCCTTGACCTTGACAATTTTAAAAGAGTAAATGATATATACGGGCACAAAAAAGGTGACGAAGTTTTAAGGCACGTCGCCCAAATGCTAAAAGAACACTTTAGAAAGTACGACATATTGGCAAGATTCGGTGGCGATGAATTTATTCTTGGAATAATACTGCCCCCATCTTCCAACCGAAAAGAGATAGAAAAAATCTTAAAAAGAGTAGAAAACGACATTGAAAAGGAATTTCAAGAATTTGGTTTATCCATAAGTTATGGAATAGCAGTTTCTCCCGATGAAGGAAAGGACGTACAAAAACTTATCCAGTTAGCAGATAAAAGAATGTATGAAATGAAAAAAGTTAAGAAGCAGCGGCAAAACTAA
- a CDS encoding chemotaxis response regulator CheY has protein sequence MGMPDTNINILVVDDMAAMRKILKTLLAQLGYKNVDEAEDGKQALEILKKNPNKYGLVITDWNMPNMTGIELVQEIRKDPELKHLPILMVTAEAKKENVLMAIKAGVNNYIVKPFTAETLKEKIEKIFSSLKK, from the coding sequence ATGGGAATGCCTGATACGAACATTAATATCTTGGTTGTTGACGATATGGCAGCTATGAGAAAGATACTTAAAACGTTGTTAGCACAGCTTGGTTATAAAAACGTGGATGAAGCCGAAGATGGTAAACAGGCTTTAGAGATTTTAAAGAAGAATCCCAATAAGTATGGCTTGGTTATCACCGACTGGAATATGCCGAATATGACGGGTATTGAGCTGGTTCAGGAAATAAGGAAAGACCCAGAATTAAAGCATTTGCCTATTCTTATGGTTACGGCAGAGGCTAAAAAGGAAAACGTTTTAATGGCTATAAAGGCAGGTGTAAATAACTATATTGTCAAACCTTTTACTGCTGAAACTTTGAAGGAAAAAATAGAGAAAATTTTCTCATCCCTGAAGAAGTAA
- a CDS encoding chemotaxis protein, with the protein MARKKELLPKILETGANELEIIDFRMFEVQDDGSLYEWILGVNVAKVKEVIFRPKDIIKAPGLPPEAEGLAKIRGQMVPIINLARWMKIKEPPNAGKYVIVMEFLREIVGVIVHEAKRIRRIRWADIKRPPKSIDEKLGGKVIGVVEIEDNKLLLLLDFEGILDELGMIKIFGVEEVKKIEGIEKRGHFRILILDDSPVARKIIRRILEADGHTVFEAQNGIEGLQMLHKWLEEAKATGRDITDYVQLIISDIEMPGMDGLTFTRKVKEDPELSKIPIIINTSLSDRANVDKSRFVGADAHLVKFDAPDLIKLVHQYAVTKSGG; encoded by the coding sequence ATGGCGAGAAAAAAAGAGCTATTACCTAAAATACTTGAAACAGGTGCCAACGAATTAGAGATAATAGATTTCCGTATGTTTGAAGTCCAGGATGACGGTAGCTTGTATGAATGGATACTCGGTGTTAACGTTGCGAAGGTAAAAGAGGTAATATTCCGACCAAAAGATATTATTAAGGCACCTGGATTACCGCCGGAGGCGGAGGGACTTGCGAAAATAAGGGGACAGATGGTCCCGATAATCAATCTTGCCAGATGGATGAAGATAAAAGAGCCGCCTAATGCGGGTAAGTACGTTATTGTTATGGAATTTTTAAGGGAGATTGTTGGTGTTATAGTTCACGAGGCTAAAAGGATAAGAAGGATAAGGTGGGCTGATATTAAAAGACCGCCTAAGAGTATTGATGAAAAGTTAGGTGGTAAAGTTATTGGAGTTGTTGAAATAGAAGACAATAAACTTCTTTTACTTCTTGACTTTGAAGGTATCTTAGATGAGTTGGGAATGATAAAAATATTTGGTGTAGAAGAAGTTAAGAAGATAGAAGGTATAGAGAAAAGAGGACACTTTAGAATTCTTATATTAGATGATAGTCCAGTTGCCAGAAAGATTATTAGGAGAATATTAGAGGCTGACGGGCATACAGTATTTGAAGCCCAGAACGGTATAGAAGGATTGCAAATGCTTCATAAGTGGCTTGAAGAAGCGAAAGCTACGGGTAGAGATATTACAGATTACGTTCAGCTTATCATCTCTGATATTGAAATGCCGGGTATGGACGGTTTAACGTTTACGAGAAAGGTGAAGGAAGACCCCGAATTGTCCAAAATTCCTATTATTATTAATACATCTCTTAGTGATAGAGCAAACGTGGATAAGAGTAGGTTTGTAGGTGCCGATGCACATCTTGTAAAATTTGACGCTCCAGATTTAATTAAGCTTGTTCATCAGTACGCTGTTACAAAAAGTGGAGGTTAA